A single genomic interval of Chryseobacterium paludis harbors:
- a CDS encoding cellulase family glycosylhydrolase, with the protein MKRTILLSALLLSQFGTSQLLKTNGQKIVNDKGENIQLKGLGLGGWMLQEGYMLKTADFAGPQYKIKQKISELIGEDGMNEFYKAYLKNGITKQDIDFLAKSGFNSIRLPMHYNLYTLPIEKESVKGQNTWLEEGFKMTDDLLKWCADNKIYLILDLHAAPGGQGNDVNISDNDKSKPSLWDSEENQKKTIALWKKLAERYKDEPWIGGYDLINEPNINFTGKNPNGTDEMSNAPLWKLQKDITTAIREVDKKHIIILEGNGWGNNYNGLIPLWDNNMVFSFHKYWNNNDDATIKGILELREKHNIPIWLGETGENSNVWFTELIQLMNKHNIGYAFWPMKKIDNTAGIANVKITPEYQKLLDYWKNGGEKPSKEMATKALMKIADNYKFNNTEIKNDVVDAMFRQTTDDSTKPFKNHNAPGRVFATDYDLGRMGSAYMDNDFVNLWVSDPAKRSEWNAGHQMRNDGVDIYPCNDKITNQYYVGKTEKGEWIQYTINSKTDKSYTFDIRYASGSESKIKISDASGNELASVSLSSTEGKDKWKTISAKGINLKKGENKIRIVFENDGVNLNYFEVK; encoded by the coding sequence ATGAAAAGAACCATCCTACTATCCGCACTTTTATTGTCTCAATTTGGGACATCGCAATTATTAAAAACAAATGGTCAAAAAATCGTTAATGACAAAGGTGAGAATATCCAGCTTAAAGGCTTAGGTTTAGGAGGATGGATGTTGCAGGAAGGCTATATGCTTAAAACAGCAGATTTTGCAGGTCCACAATATAAAATCAAACAGAAGATTTCTGAGCTTATTGGAGAGGATGGAATGAATGAATTCTACAAAGCTTATCTGAAGAATGGAATTACAAAACAAGATATTGATTTTCTTGCTAAATCAGGATTCAATTCTATCAGACTTCCAATGCATTACAATCTGTATACTTTACCTATTGAAAAAGAGTCAGTAAAAGGCCAGAATACATGGTTAGAAGAAGGTTTTAAAATGACAGATGATTTATTAAAATGGTGTGCAGACAATAAGATATACCTTATCCTCGATCTTCATGCAGCACCTGGAGGACAAGGAAACGATGTGAATATTTCTGATAATGACAAATCAAAACCTTCACTTTGGGACAGTGAAGAAAATCAGAAAAAAACAATTGCCTTATGGAAAAAACTTGCTGAACGATATAAGGATGAGCCATGGATTGGAGGTTATGATCTCATCAACGAGCCAAACATCAACTTCACAGGGAAAAACCCAAATGGAACGGATGAAATGTCAAATGCTCCTCTCTGGAAATTACAAAAGGATATTACCACCGCTATCCGGGAGGTTGACAAAAAGCACATTATTATCCTTGAAGGAAATGGCTGGGGAAATAATTACAACGGATTGATACCACTTTGGGATAACAATATGGTTTTCAGCTTCCATAAATATTGGAACAATAATGATGATGCCACAATAAAAGGCATTCTCGAGCTAAGAGAAAAACACAATATACCGATCTGGTTAGGTGAAACAGGGGAAAACTCTAATGTGTGGTTTACAGAGTTGATACAGTTGATGAATAAACACAATATTGGCTACGCTTTCTGGCCAATGAAAAAGATTGACAACACAGCGGGTATTGCCAATGTAAAGATCACTCCGGAATATCAGAAATTGCTGGATTATTGGAAAAACGGTGGTGAAAAGCCATCAAAAGAAATGGCAACAAAAGCTTTAATGAAGATTGCTGATAATTATAAATTCAATAATACTGAAATTAAAAATGATGTTGTAGATGCTATGTTCAGACAGACAACGGATGACTCTACGAAACCATTTAAAAATCACAATGCACCAGGAAGGGTTTTTGCTACAGATTATGATTTAGGAAGGATGGGTTCCGCGTATATGGACAATGATTTCGTTAATCTCTGGGTAAGTGATCCTGCTAAAAGGTCTGAATGGAATGCTGGTCATCAAATGAGAAATGATGGGGTTGATATTTATCCATGTAACGATAAAATCACTAATCAATACTATGTAGGAAAGACAGAAAAGGGAGAATGGATCCAATATACCATCAATAGCAAAACAGATAAAAGCTATACTTTCGACATCAGATATGCAAGTGGTAGTGAATCTAAAATAAAAATCTCAGATGCATCTGGAAACGAATTAGCAAGTGTTTCATTGTCGTCCACAGAAGGTAAAGATAAATGGAAAACAATTTCAGCTAAAGGTATCAACCTGAAAAAAGGTGAAAACAAAATCAGGATCGTTTTTGAAAATGATGGTGTAAATCTCAACTATTTTGAAGTGAAATAA